Proteins from a single region of Dyadobacter fanqingshengii:
- a CDS encoding PepSY-associated TM helix domain-containing protein, which translates to MKKALKKLASQLHLWLGISSGLVVFIVALTGCLLVFEDELEPVIDRQFHIVEAHQGEQRLPLDQLQTRVSETYPGKKLVRITIEKEPERTIVFGLKNGKKEKDILSVAVNPYTGNIAEARVEQDAFFSVVLRLHRYLCLEETGKIITGISCVMFLIIMTTGLIMWWPNRKNRKQRFTVKWNARFKRLNWDLHAIFGFYVLPFIFLIAITGLVWSYKWVNNIIFMTFDGKPQQKREAPANVQPVSNQDNTLFQKIYAETNQQLPNPGKILITLGESDSLSVTVSKTNDNAAISNIVDFLYFDKNNGQLIKKRLYADETKGMKVRRLIYPIHTGSLLGLPTKIIAFLTALVAATLPVTGIVIWLGKKNKSKKEIKPNVSGSIRTKRKPIIAG; encoded by the coding sequence GTGAAAAAAGCACTTAAGAAACTTGCGTCGCAACTGCATTTATGGCTGGGGATTTCCTCCGGCCTTGTGGTTTTTATAGTGGCCCTGACTGGCTGCCTACTGGTTTTTGAAGACGAACTTGAACCCGTCATTGATCGACAATTTCACATCGTTGAAGCGCATCAAGGAGAGCAACGCCTCCCGCTCGATCAGTTACAAACGCGTGTTTCCGAAACTTATCCCGGCAAGAAACTTGTCAGGATCACCATTGAAAAAGAGCCGGAACGCACGATTGTTTTTGGTTTAAAAAATGGTAAAAAAGAAAAAGACATCTTGTCGGTGGCTGTGAATCCTTACACAGGAAACATTGCAGAAGCAAGAGTGGAGCAGGATGCTTTTTTCAGTGTTGTGCTACGTTTGCATCGTTATTTATGTCTGGAAGAAACAGGAAAAATCATCACCGGCATCTCCTGCGTAATGTTCCTGATCATCATGACCACCGGGTTAATAATGTGGTGGCCAAACAGAAAAAACCGCAAACAGCGCTTCACGGTCAAGTGGAATGCCAGATTCAAGCGGCTGAACTGGGATCTGCACGCTATTTTCGGCTTTTACGTGCTGCCTTTCATATTCCTAATCGCGATAACTGGCCTGGTATGGAGCTACAAATGGGTCAATAACATCATCTTCATGACCTTCGACGGAAAGCCCCAGCAAAAACGCGAAGCCCCAGCCAACGTTCAACCAGTTTCAAACCAAGACAACACATTGTTCCAGAAGATTTACGCCGAAACCAATCAACAACTCCCAAATCCTGGAAAGATTCTCATAACCTTAGGCGAGTCCGACAGTCTATCCGTCACTGTCTCTAAAACCAATGACAATGCTGCTATCAGCAACATTGTCGACTTTCTTTATTTCGACAAAAACAATGGTCAGTTAATCAAAAAGCGACTTTATGCCGATGAAACCAAAGGCATGAAAGTCCGTAGGCTGATTTATCCTATCCACACGGGAAGCCTGCTTGGCTTGCCGACGAAAATTATTGCTTTCCTAACTGCGCTAGTTGCTGCAACATTGCCGGTTACGGGCATTGTTATCTGGTTGGGAAAGAAGAACAAGAGTAAGAAGGAGATTAAACCAAACGTGTCAGGAAGTATTCGTACAAAGAGAAAACCGATCATTGCAGGTTGA
- a CDS encoding glycoside hydrolase family 125 protein, giving the protein MSQTSNSQRRTFIKTSALAVAGIAVSKWSFAKSPADFPVVRVAADKRSFTSPAVEATITRMQKVIKDPELAWLFENCFPNTIDTTVHYKPIDGKPDTFVITGDIDAMWLRDSTAQVWPYLPLLKEDAKLKDMVAGLINRQTKCINIDPYANAFYDRPKESEWTKDVTDMKPMLHERKWELDSLCYTVRLAYNYWKITGDTKPFDADWTKAMGLILKTCKEQQRKDGPGPYKFGRVTSWSTDTVPGNGYGNPIKPNGLIASTFRPSDDAAMYPFFVPSNFFAVVSFREIAELLEKTGGEGAKLAGEFKALATEVETALQKFAVYTHPEFGKIYAFEVDGFGNYLLMDDAGIPGLISMPYLGAMSVKDPIYVNTRKFVLSDSNPYFFKGKAGEGLGSPHTLVNQIWPMGIIARAITSTDDKEIEAQLKLLKTTHNNTGFMHESFDKDDQSKFTRKWFAWVNTLFGELILKLEKERPHLLAKVY; this is encoded by the coding sequence ATGTCTCAAACGAGCAACTCTCAACGGAGAACATTCATAAAAACCAGCGCATTGGCCGTGGCTGGAATAGCCGTTTCAAAATGGTCATTTGCCAAAAGTCCTGCTGATTTCCCCGTGGTGCGCGTCGCAGCCGATAAGCGGAGCTTCACCAGCCCGGCAGTGGAAGCCACGATTACCCGCATGCAAAAGGTGATCAAGGACCCCGAATTGGCGTGGCTTTTTGAAAACTGTTTTCCCAACACCATTGACACAACTGTCCATTACAAACCCATTGACGGCAAGCCAGACACATTTGTAATCACCGGCGATATCGATGCCATGTGGCTCCGCGACAGCACAGCGCAGGTTTGGCCCTATTTGCCATTGCTCAAAGAAGACGCAAAGTTGAAGGATATGGTAGCAGGCCTCATCAATCGCCAAACAAAATGCATCAACATTGATCCTTACGCCAACGCATTTTACGACCGACCAAAGGAAAGCGAGTGGACAAAAGACGTAACGGACATGAAACCCATGCTCCACGAACGCAAATGGGAATTGGATTCGCTTTGTTACACGGTTAGGCTGGCCTATAATTATTGGAAAATAACAGGGGATACCAAGCCATTCGACGCCGATTGGACGAAGGCAATGGGACTTATCCTGAAAACCTGCAAAGAACAGCAGCGCAAAGATGGACCCGGCCCATATAAATTTGGCCGTGTCACGTCCTGGTCTACTGACACAGTTCCTGGCAATGGTTATGGCAATCCAATTAAGCCAAATGGCTTGATAGCGAGCACATTCCGACCATCGGATGATGCGGCAATGTATCCGTTTTTTGTTCCCTCCAATTTTTTCGCAGTCGTTTCCTTTCGGGAAATCGCCGAGCTTTTGGAAAAAACAGGCGGAGAAGGAGCTAAGCTCGCAGGCGAGTTCAAGGCATTAGCAACCGAAGTTGAAACTGCACTGCAAAAATTCGCGGTGTATACACATCCGGAATTCGGCAAGATTTATGCATTCGAAGTCGATGGTTTCGGAAATTATCTCCTGATGGACGACGCAGGCATACCAGGCTTAATCAGTATGCCATATCTGGGTGCAATGTCGGTGAAAGATCCGATTTACGTCAACACCAGAAAATTCGTGTTAAGCGATTCCAATCCATATTTTTTCAAAGGTAAAGCAGGAGAAGGACTAGGCAGCCCACACACATTGGTCAACCAGATCTGGCCCATGGGCATCATTGCGAGAGCCATCACATCTACGGACGATAAAGAAATTGAAGCCCAATTAAAACTTTTAAAAACCACCCACAACAACACCGGCTTCATGCACGAATCGTTTGATAAGGATGATCAGTCCAAGTTTACGAGGAAATGGTTTGCCTGGGTTAATACGTTGTTTGGGGAGTTGATTTTGAAATTGGAAAAGGAGCGGCCGCACTTGCTGGCGAAGGTTTATTGA
- a CDS encoding GNAT family N-acetyltransferase: MIRQATPEDAPDLAPLIILALGHIACIFAQSDDPKDAIPLMEQFIGSRGNQYSYENTLVYEDENGVIGSIVGYDGARLHELREPVLKVIRKSDPDFSPNDETEAGEYYIDCVNVDPAHQGKGIGKKLLDAMSELAASQHFIRVGLIVDHVNPDARKIYEKVGFRVVGERDFMGHSYDHMIREV; the protein is encoded by the coding sequence ATGATCAGACAAGCCACACCGGAAGATGCTCCCGACCTTGCCCCGCTCATTATTTTAGCATTAGGCCATATTGCCTGCATATTCGCCCAATCCGACGACCCGAAGGATGCTATTCCGCTCATGGAGCAGTTTATCGGAAGCAGAGGCAATCAATATAGTTATGAAAATACATTGGTTTACGAAGATGAAAACGGTGTCATCGGCTCTATTGTGGGTTATGACGGCGCGCGTTTGCACGAGCTGCGTGAGCCGGTTTTGAAAGTGATCAGAAAGTCTGATCCCGATTTCTCGCCCAATGATGAAACGGAAGCTGGAGAATATTACATTGATTGCGTGAATGTCGATCCTGCGCATCAGGGGAAGGGAATTGGTAAAAAGTTGCTCGATGCCATGTCCGAGCTAGCAGCTTCGCAACATTTCATACGCGTTGGATTGATCGTTGATCACGTGAACCCGGATGCCAGGAAAATTTATGAAAAAGTGGGTTTCCGTGTGGTTGGCGAAAGGGATTTTATGGGGCACTCGTACGATCACATGATTCGGGAAGTTTGA
- a CDS encoding PVC-type heme-binding CxxCH protein translates to MKTKALSFILGIVLLGCASQPSSQNASVKSSSAKSEAGKARRLEILFLGDNGHHKPAERVPQIMAALGPKGFNFTYTDNLNDLNPETLNKYDALMLYANWDSIAPQQAKALLDYVASGKGFIPIHCASYCFRNNPDVVKLMGGQFWRHTWDTIQPVWTKPDHPAIAGVKEFKTVDETYLHEKLQPDNIVLTERLIQKDQEKDRPGQQKEPYTWVRTHGKGRIFYTAYGHDERTWSVPGFQDMIEKGILWAVNDDARKSLAALAPKPFEYRAAKLPNYEQRPGAQMQQLPLSPEESVKHIQIPVDFTLDVFAHEPDVMHPIAMTWDERGRLFVLITKDYPNERKDTGGSDYILICEDTNKDGKADKFTKFSDDLSIPTGLVFANGGIIVSQAPHMLFLQDTNGDDKADVKKILFSGFGTGDTHAGPSNLHYGFDNWVYGSVGYSGFKGKFGSADSLNFGQALFRFKPDGTDMEIVAKTSNNTWGLGFNEAGDLFGSTANNSHGWYSAIPNRYFGKSKVDNGSRSTDTHKDMQPITPKVRQVDVFGGFTAAAGHNFYTARAFPKQYWNKVAFVSEPTGHILHQNVMNQKGTDFEDGLGFNLLAGADEWVAPVFAEVGPDGAVWVADWYSYIIQHNPTPKGSENGKGNAYQTDLRDFTHGRLYRIGWKNAPKYTPIVLSKDRPDELVATLKNTNMLWRRHAQRLLVERGQKDVAAKLVELVKDKSVDEVGLNTAAIHALWTLHGLKAIEDPQVLAAVTEALKHPSADVRKTAVQVLPRNPATAQTLLTADALHDKAPLVVLNSLLAFSEIPYTPEVETAVLGLMDTYAQPEDRWMPDAFAAVLNAQDGKLREKYLAQRVSKSSATAAATQKADAAKSMDHSNMDHSAHAAAAKPTVEGSAELAITNITIEPKTPYVREYARVVIEITNQGTVAVPKELVPVVNVGIRSRSLNTNYISRQLNNGIAPGETVKLIEGNNGPWKSGFGFTSDESGKVNITATVDVDNVVPEKDENKNNTMSKSFEVKRMDKLSDFALERATRGYTSYATGDDVLKLMKTAQTLDPQGRNAIFKGIVGAWNPKRKETANDEGKTLLASVKGDLPEDLSARFTTLMESYGIKEDVAVDPNVQVVQIKAIREEMKFSLTEFTAIAGKTIELVFENPDAMQHNVVVGKPKSTEIIGAAADKMITAKDGAEKNYVPNIPQVLAATPLVNPGQTFRLKFVVPDVVGDYPYVCTFPGHWRLMKGNMKVIKEQAVLSK, encoded by the coding sequence ATGAAAACCAAAGCGTTATCCTTTATACTTGGTATTGTCCTGCTGGGCTGTGCCTCTCAGCCTTCATCGCAGAATGCGTCGGTGAAGAGCTCCTCGGCCAAGAGTGAGGCCGGAAAGGCGCGGCGTCTAGAAATCCTGTTTCTGGGAGACAACGGACATCACAAGCCTGCCGAACGCGTTCCGCAGATCATGGCTGCATTAGGCCCGAAAGGTTTCAACTTTACCTACACGGATAACCTCAATGACCTTAATCCCGAGACACTTAACAAATACGATGCCCTGATGCTTTATGCAAACTGGGATTCCATCGCGCCGCAGCAAGCGAAAGCATTGCTGGATTACGTGGCAAGCGGAAAAGGCTTTATCCCCATTCACTGCGCTTCGTATTGTTTCCGCAATAACCCGGATGTCGTGAAGCTGATGGGCGGCCAGTTTTGGAGACATACCTGGGACACGATTCAGCCTGTTTGGACAAAACCCGATCATCCTGCGATTGCTGGCGTGAAGGAGTTTAAAACGGTGGATGAAACCTATCTGCACGAAAAGTTACAGCCCGATAACATTGTTCTGACAGAACGGTTGATCCAGAAAGATCAGGAAAAAGACAGACCGGGACAGCAAAAAGAGCCTTACACTTGGGTGAGAACGCACGGAAAAGGCCGCATTTTTTACACGGCTTATGGTCACGACGAACGCACCTGGTCGGTTCCTGGATTCCAGGATATGATTGAAAAAGGGATTCTTTGGGCAGTTAATGATGACGCAAGAAAATCATTGGCAGCTTTGGCTCCAAAACCTTTTGAATATCGCGCAGCCAAACTTCCTAACTATGAGCAACGCCCTGGCGCACAAATGCAGCAATTGCCTTTGTCGCCGGAGGAATCTGTAAAGCACATTCAAATCCCGGTTGACTTCACATTGGACGTTTTTGCGCACGAGCCGGATGTCATGCACCCGATCGCGATGACTTGGGATGAGCGCGGCAGGTTGTTTGTTTTGATCACAAAAGATTATCCAAACGAGCGCAAAGACACAGGCGGAAGCGATTACATTTTGATTTGCGAAGACACGAATAAAGATGGCAAAGCTGATAAATTCACAAAGTTTTCAGACGATTTGAGCATTCCGACAGGTTTGGTTTTTGCCAATGGCGGGATCATCGTTTCGCAAGCGCCGCACATGCTTTTCTTGCAGGATACAAATGGCGATGACAAAGCGGATGTGAAAAAAATCCTCTTCTCAGGCTTTGGAACGGGTGATACGCACGCAGGACCTTCTAACCTGCATTATGGATTCGACAACTGGGTTTACGGATCGGTTGGTTATTCCGGTTTCAAAGGCAAATTCGGAAGCGCAGACTCCTTGAATTTCGGTCAAGCACTTTTCCGCTTCAAGCCGGATGGAACAGATATGGAAATTGTTGCTAAAACTTCAAATAACACGTGGGGACTTGGTTTCAACGAAGCTGGTGATCTTTTCGGCTCAACGGCCAACAACTCGCACGGCTGGTATAGTGCCATTCCAAACAGATATTTTGGTAAAAGCAAAGTGGATAACGGAAGCCGCAGCACGGATACGCACAAGGACATGCAGCCGATCACGCCGAAAGTGCGTCAGGTGGACGTTTTTGGCGGGTTTACTGCCGCAGCCGGACATAATTTTTACACAGCAAGAGCATTTCCAAAACAATATTGGAACAAAGTCGCATTCGTTTCTGAGCCTACGGGGCACATTTTGCACCAAAACGTTATGAACCAAAAAGGAACTGACTTTGAAGATGGATTAGGCTTCAACTTGTTGGCTGGTGCGGACGAATGGGTTGCTCCTGTTTTTGCAGAGGTTGGCCCGGATGGCGCTGTGTGGGTGGCTGACTGGTATAGCTACATTATCCAGCATAACCCGACACCAAAAGGATCTGAAAACGGAAAAGGAAATGCATATCAAACCGATCTGCGTGATTTTACACACGGTCGTTTGTATCGCATTGGCTGGAAAAATGCGCCAAAATATACGCCAATCGTTTTGAGCAAAGACCGCCCAGACGAACTGGTTGCCACATTGAAAAACACGAATATGTTATGGCGCCGCCACGCGCAACGCCTTTTGGTAGAACGCGGACAGAAAGATGTTGCGGCTAAATTGGTTGAGCTGGTTAAAGACAAATCAGTTGACGAAGTCGGCTTGAACACCGCTGCTATTCACGCATTGTGGACATTGCACGGGCTAAAAGCCATTGAAGACCCGCAGGTTTTGGCTGCCGTAACGGAAGCATTGAAACACCCGTCTGCTGATGTGCGCAAAACGGCAGTTCAAGTGTTGCCACGCAATCCTGCAACTGCTCAAACATTGCTGACAGCCGATGCATTGCACGACAAAGCGCCGCTTGTAGTGTTGAACTCATTGCTTGCATTCTCAGAAATCCCTTACACGCCGGAAGTTGAAACTGCGGTTTTGGGATTGATGGACACTTATGCACAGCCAGAAGATCGCTGGATGCCGGATGCTTTTGCAGCCGTTTTGAATGCACAAGATGGCAAATTGCGTGAAAAATATTTAGCACAACGCGTAAGCAAATCTTCGGCAACGGCCGCTGCAACACAAAAAGCAGACGCAGCCAAATCGATGGATCACAGCAACATGGACCACAGCGCGCACGCCGCAGCTGCGAAGCCAACTGTGGAAGGTTCTGCTGAACTGGCCATTACAAACATTACGATTGAGCCAAAAACACCTTACGTTCGTGAATATGCGCGTGTGGTGATCGAGATTACAAACCAAGGCACAGTGGCGGTTCCAAAAGAACTGGTTCCAGTTGTGAATGTAGGCATCAGAAGCCGTTCATTGAACACGAACTACATCAGCCGCCAGCTAAATAACGGCATCGCGCCGGGCGAAACTGTGAAACTGATCGAAGGAAATAATGGCCCTTGGAAATCAGGTTTCGGCTTTACATCAGACGAGTCGGGTAAGGTAAATATCACGGCGACTGTGGATGTTGACAATGTAGTTCCTGAGAAGGATGAGAACAAAAACAACACCATGAGCAAAAGCTTCGAAGTGAAGCGCATGGATAAATTGTCGGATTTTGCTTTGGAGCGCGCAACGCGCGGTTACACCTCCTATGCAACCGGTGACGATGTTTTGAAACTAATGAAAACTGCGCAAACACTTGATCCACAAGGACGCAATGCGATTTTCAAAGGAATTGTTGGCGCATGGAATCCAAAACGCAAGGAAACCGCAAATGACGAAGGCAAAACATTGCTGGCTTCTGTAAAAGGCGATCTTCCAGAAGATTTGAGCGCTCGTTTCACGACATTGATGGAATCTTACGGCATTAAAGAAGATGTCGCAGTTGATCCAAATGTACAAGTTGTTCAAATCAAAGCAATCCGCGAAGAAATGAAGTTCAGCTTAACCGAATTCACTGCTATTGCAGGCAAAACGATCGAGCTTGTTTTCGAAAACCCGGACGCGATGCAGCATAATGTTGTCGTTGGAAAACCAAAATCAACAGAGATCATCGGCGCAGCTGCTGATAAAATGATCACCGCAAAAGACGGCGCTGAGAAAAACTACGTTCCGAACATTCCGCAAGTTTTGGCTGCAACGCCGCTTGTGAACCCGGGACAAACTTTCCGCCTGAAATTCGTGGTGCCTGATGTAGTAGGCGACTATCCTTACGTCTGCACATTCCCGGGTCACTGGAGATTGATGAAAGGCAATATGAAAGTGATTAAAGAGCAGGCGGTTTTGAGTAAATAA
- a CDS encoding Gfo/Idh/MocA family protein, giving the protein MSQKINVAIVGLGFGAEFIPIYQQHPNANMYAICQRTESKLNEVGDQYGIEVRYTSYDDLLNDPNVDAVHINSPIPNHAEQTLKALRAGKHVACTVPMATSVEDCIEIVKATKESGKKYMMMETVVYAREFLFVKELYEKGELGKVQFLKASHQQDMEGWPDYWPGLPPMHYATHCVGPVAGLLKLEAEYVSCFGSGTISEDLAKIHNSPFAVESAHIKFKDSDLSAYVYRSLFDVARQYRESFEVYGSKKSFEWPLIEGEDPVIHTAKKPEHEIAEKVATPDYAHYLPEEIRHFTGKGVYNLDENAHLSFVQGGGHGGSHPHLAHEFITALIEDREPFPNAWQSANWTSVGILAHESALQGGALIQLPDFKELA; this is encoded by the coding sequence ATGTCTCAAAAAATTAATGTTGCAATCGTTGGACTTGGCTTCGGAGCCGAATTTATCCCCATTTACCAGCAACATCCTAATGCAAACATGTACGCAATTTGCCAGCGCACAGAATCCAAACTGAATGAAGTTGGCGATCAATATGGCATTGAAGTGCGTTACACAAGTTACGACGACCTTTTGAATGATCCGAATGTAGATGCAGTGCACATCAACTCCCCGATCCCCAATCATGCCGAGCAAACATTGAAGGCATTGCGCGCCGGAAAGCACGTGGCCTGCACAGTGCCGATGGCGACGAGCGTAGAAGATTGCATTGAAATCGTAAAAGCGACCAAAGAATCGGGCAAAAAATACATGATGATGGAAACCGTGGTTTACGCGCGGGAATTCCTTTTTGTAAAAGAATTGTACGAAAAAGGTGAGTTAGGCAAAGTGCAATTCCTGAAAGCTAGCCATCAGCAAGACATGGAAGGCTGGCCTGATTACTGGCCTGGATTGCCTCCTATGCATTACGCAACACATTGCGTAGGACCAGTTGCGGGACTTTTGAAACTTGAAGCTGAGTATGTTTCCTGCTTCGGTTCGGGAACAATCAGCGAAGATCTGGCAAAAATTCACAACTCACCTTTTGCAGTTGAATCTGCGCATATTAAATTTAAGGACAGCGACTTATCAGCTTATGTCTATCGCTCGTTATTTGATGTGGCGCGTCAGTACAGAGAAAGTTTTGAGGTTTACGGAAGCAAAAAATCATTCGAATGGCCATTGATCGAAGGCGAAGATCCTGTGATCCACACGGCTAAAAAACCGGAACACGAAATTGCTGAAAAAGTGGCAACGCCTGATTACGCACATTATTTGCCAGAGGAAATCCGTCATTTCACCGGAAAGGGCGTTTACAACCTGGACGAAAACGCGCATTTGTCATTTGTACAAGGCGGAGGCCACGGCGGCTCACACCCGCATTTGGCGCACGAGTTCATCACCGCATTAATCGAAGACCGCGAACCTTTCCCAAATGCCTGGCAGTCAGCCAACTGGACGAGTGTAGGGATTTTAGCGCACGAGTCGGCATTGCAAGGCGGGGCATTGATACAGCTGCCTGATTTCAAGGAGTTAGCGTAG
- a CDS encoding TonB-dependent receptor, with translation MRIPFLLFFSLICAAANAQSGHIKGQIKTGSGQGVESINVILKGTGKGTVTSADGSFEFTGVSAGNYQLIGTGVGFRRIDKNISVKADETVSLELSAIEDAQELQTVEITGRRETTYKNDLSFIASKTATPIKDVPQAISYITKEVMRDQGTFLMGDAVKNMSGVNQFTFYDDLTIRGFRMNGGSTTQLVNGLRTFSGFWKQPPVNYLERVEVIKGAASALYGNTSPGGTINRVTKKPLTTPQKSLTFTTGSFNTLRTLADFTGPMNESKTLLYRLNLGYVNAQGFRNLQFDKNIIVAPSVSFLPTDKTRINFDLVYNRSNSRLDRGQSVKGNDLYSSSIKTSLNAVNDYLNEETYLITTSLNHQFTQNTSFSVAYLRTGYSEDLLEHRSSNVNGIDSAGKAIDNLVARQVFVRKTKSFMDNVSLFLNHNFNTGIAEHKLVVGYDYIQSSTPKGSGQQTANGYLLKAGGAANYNAKTPEKYVFYDYTENGVTRSIPKPNISHYDLSLQNNNMEDPSKYTYNVVTNASTTPTFYQLHGLYLQEQLDLNRLQILLGLRYDTYVDKKGYTTNKEQNVTQHAFLPRIGAVYTLTNNINIYGTYTKGYNPQDATVQSDPLSGGPFDPIRSSLYEAGLKTEWLDGRVTANASVYQIEQSNTLYSANAPENPNLMTQIGSEKAKGVEFDITGNILPNWNLIVAYSYNDAKITDAGSKATDQVLVNLQKPNAPKNQGSIWTKYTFVNQALSGLGVGLGANFVTERNLSLNNTQTLPGYELLNAAIYYKIDKFQFQVNLNNLANKTYWVGGYDYLRLFPGAPRNFMATISYTF, from the coding sequence ATGCGCATACCATTTTTACTATTCTTCTCACTGATCTGCGCTGCTGCAAATGCTCAGAGCGGCCATATAAAAGGACAAATTAAGACAGGATCGGGCCAGGGCGTTGAGTCCATAAACGTGATTTTGAAAGGAACAGGCAAAGGAACCGTCACTTCGGCTGACGGTTCCTTTGAATTTACGGGTGTTAGCGCGGGTAATTATCAGCTGATCGGAACGGGAGTTGGTTTCAGGAGAATTGATAAAAATATTTCCGTAAAAGCGGACGAAACTGTTTCGCTGGAACTCTCTGCCATTGAAGATGCGCAGGAACTGCAAACCGTTGAAATTACAGGCCGCAGGGAAACCACTTACAAAAACGATCTCTCCTTTATCGCGAGCAAAACCGCCACGCCGATTAAAGACGTGCCGCAGGCGATCAGCTACATTACTAAAGAAGTGATGCGTGACCAGGGAACATTCCTGATGGGCGATGCTGTCAAAAATATGAGCGGCGTAAACCAATTTACATTTTATGATGACCTCACCATCCGCGGTTTCCGAATGAATGGCGGCAGCACAACGCAGCTGGTGAATGGATTAAGGACGTTTTCAGGATTTTGGAAACAACCGCCGGTGAATTATCTGGAACGAGTGGAAGTGATCAAAGGCGCTGCCTCCGCATTATACGGAAACACTTCACCGGGCGGAACAATCAACCGAGTGACTAAAAAACCACTGACCACGCCACAAAAATCCCTGACGTTTACAACCGGAAGTTTCAATACATTACGCACATTGGCCGACTTTACCGGTCCGATGAACGAAAGCAAAACATTGCTTTACCGCCTGAACCTGGGGTATGTTAATGCGCAAGGCTTCCGTAATTTACAATTTGATAAAAATATCATCGTCGCGCCGTCCGTATCATTCCTGCCGACAGACAAAACCCGCATCAACTTTGACCTCGTATATAACCGGTCGAACAGCCGCCTGGACCGCGGACAATCTGTAAAAGGAAATGACCTTTATTCCAGCTCAATCAAAACATCGCTGAATGCAGTGAATGATTATTTGAATGAAGAAACTTACCTGATTACCACCTCATTAAATCACCAATTTACCCAAAACACCTCTTTCAGCGTCGCTTACTTGCGCACGGGCTATTCCGAAGATCTGCTGGAACATAGAAGCAGCAATGTAAACGGGATTGATTCAGCCGGAAAAGCAATCGATAATCTGGTGGCAAGACAGGTTTTTGTGAGAAAGACGAAGTCTTTTATGGACAATGTTTCTCTTTTTCTAAATCATAATTTCAACACAGGAATTGCTGAGCACAAGTTGGTTGTGGGCTATGATTACATTCAGTCATCAACGCCAAAAGGTTCGGGACAACAGACGGCGAACGGTTATTTGCTCAAAGCCGGTGGCGCTGCAAATTACAATGCCAAAACGCCTGAGAAATACGTCTTTTACGATTACACAGAAAATGGCGTAACCCGGAGCATTCCAAAACCCAACATTTCGCATTACGATCTTTCGTTGCAGAACAACAACATGGAAGACCCGTCCAAATACACGTATAATGTTGTTACAAACGCTTCCACGACCCCGACTTTTTATCAGTTGCACGGACTTTATTTGCAAGAACAACTGGACCTCAACCGCCTGCAAATTCTGCTCGGCCTGCGTTACGACACTTACGTTGACAAAAAAGGCTACACGACTAACAAGGAGCAAAATGTGACACAGCACGCGTTTTTGCCGCGGATCGGAGCAGTGTATACGCTTACAAACAACATTAACATTTACGGAACTTACACCAAAGGCTACAACCCGCAAGACGCCACCGTGCAAAGCGACCCGTTATCCGGCGGACCATTTGACCCGATCCGCAGCAGCTTGTATGAAGCCGGTTTGAAAACAGAGTGGCTGGATGGACGCGTTACTGCCAATGCATCTGTTTACCAGATTGAGCAATCCAACACATTATATTCAGCCAATGCACCTGAAAATCCAAATTTGATGACGCAAATTGGTTCGGAAAAAGCAAAAGGGGTTGAATTTGACATAACCGGAAACATTCTACCAAACTGGAACCTGATCGTAGCTTACAGTTATAACGATGCCAAAATCACAGACGCTGGTTCAAAAGCAACGGATCAAGTCCTTGTGAATTTGCAAAAACCCAATGCACCGAAGAATCAGGGAAGCATTTGGACTAAATATACTTTCGTAAATCAGGCATTAAGCGGCCTTGGAGTTGGACTGGGAGCCAATTTCGTAACAGAGAGGAATTTATCTCTAAATAATACGCAAACATTGCCGGGTTACGAGTTGCTGAATGCAGCCATATATTACAAGATTGACAAATTCCAATTCCAGGTGAATCTCAACAACCTGGCAAACAAAACTTACTGGGTTGGTGGATATGATTATTTGCGCCTTTTCCCCGGAGCGCCGAGAAATTTCATGGCTACGATTTCATATACATTCTAA